A single window of Oncorhynchus keta strain PuntledgeMale-10-30-2019 chromosome 34, Oket_V2, whole genome shotgun sequence DNA harbors:
- the LOC118367142 gene encoding protein FEV-like isoform X2 produces MSCITWEGTNGEFKLIDPDEVARRWGERKSKPNMNYDKLSRALRYYYDKNIMTKVHGKRYAYKFDFHGLAQVCQPSTTEQALYKFQSNFAPIPFSGISKLSLVGPGVGPSGFSYWPGSPPTLYHSHNLQPPGPFGAVSASHINCVNNINNLNNINNHYN; encoded by the coding sequence ATGTCCTGCATTACCTGGGAAGGGACGAACGGAGAATTCAAGCTAATTGACCCCGATGAGGTGGCCCGGCGATGGGGCGAGCGCAAAAGCAAGCCCAACATGAACTACGACAAACTCAGCCGCGCATTGCGGTACTACTACGACAAAAACATCATGACAAAGGTCCATGGGAAGCGATATGCTTACAAGTTCGACTTTCACGGCTTGGCCCAGGTGTGTCAACCCTCAACAACAGAGCAAGCGCTTTATAAATTCCAGAGTAATTTTGCCCCTATTCCCTTTTCAGGGATTTCCAAGCTAAGCCTCGTTGGTCCAGGCGTTGGTCCGTCCGGATTCTCCTATTGGCCGGGTTCGCCACCCACTCTCTACCACAGTCACAACCTCCAACCCCCGGGACCATTTGGTGCTGTGTCCGCTTCGCACATCAACTGtgtcaacaacatcaacaacctGAATAATATCAATAACCACTACAATTGA